AAAATGTACGAATTCGCACATTAACGTTAAACCAAACGTATAAAAACTGTAAGCGTTATTTCTCTCTGAATTTTCCTCTGTATGTTACATATATAGTGTAATGGGTTTTACATTCATGAAAGCCAAAGTTTCATTTAAGTATGGCATGCTCCTGCGCACAATAATTAGATAATTAAATCTTGCGCATAAAAATGTCACGGTCCTGCGCACAACAGTCCCGTTCCGATCGTCGAGTAACTAAGATAAAAAATTTACTCGCACCGAGAAACTGATGGGTAATAGAGTTGAACAGAGTAAATGTAAGCTATTTTTGCTAAAGTTTAAAAAGTTATGAAACTGCACAGAGATTACGGAGATCAATTTCTATCCAGTGCCACAGTTTTGGAGGTGTACAAACGTTTTAAGGAGGTGAGGGAAAACGTTAAAGAAGACAGGCGCTCAGAGTGGCCTATGACTTCAAAAAGGTATTTGAATATTGAAATTGAATATTGACATAAAATCAATCCTGCTTGTATatatttttgtatatttttgtATAATACTCATCGGCCATGGCTACATGAGTCGGGTTGAAAGGAACCCACCACGAGTCATTACAGGACGCAAAACCAAAATCGGCGCAGTTACTCCAAAGCATGTCAAAAGATGACCTGCAGCACTGCTTTGGGCAGGAGCGAATGGATTGGTGTAGGCTGCGCGTGTAAGTACATTGCAGGAGAAAAATAACAAAGtgtaaaaaatgcaaaataaaactgtTACAGCAAAAGTCTGTAAAATTATACGCCAGACATCGCCTCTTTGTTTAGTTGTCCGCACTGTACTCAGGCATAGCTAGAAAACGGCGAATTAGTTTGTCGCGCACAATGCGCGGTGTGAAAGCGAGTGCGGTGTAGTATGCCCAGTAGCGCCACGATTGGCATTTGTAGATCGCCTTCGGATGCTTATCGAACAGCGCGCCATGAACGCATTCCAGCAGTGGAGCCGGAAACGGTTCGATCGGGCGGCGTCTAAACAGTGTCACCGAGTAATCGCGGTAACGCTGGAAATAGGTCCCATAATAAAGCTGTTGCTCGGGCTTCATGAAGGACCACATTAAGTCGAAAAGTTGCGCTTGTCCGGAACAGATGTCCGAGTGAAACAGGAACGAGCCGGGCACAAGCTCGACCACCGGCGTATGATGGGGTGCCAGTTCGAGTCTCACAGCGGTACACCAGGCGTGTAGGGCTGCGTTTATGGCTGAGTAAACGCTCAATCCGGGAAGCGGTTGCTGACCGCAATGACTGGTGACGAGTACCAGCCGGCCGCGGTCCTGTCGTAGTATATCCAACAGCGGTATAGTAAACTGCAGCAGACCACTCAGATTCATCGACACCTGTCTTATGGTAATGGCAGGCAACTGCCTCTCTGCTTCGCCGATACACAACACACCGCTGTTGTTCACAATCGCGTACAGTCCTGCAAAAAGCCAATGTAACGATATCAAGTAAGCATTTCGGACCCGAGACCAGTGTGCACTTACGACAATCGCGGAGCTCTGTTTCGAACAGGTTTTGCACGGCATCGTGTGCATCCCAGATGCTGAATTGATGCTTTAAGTCAAGCATAAGTGGAATGAGGCGACCCCCCATAGCGGCCATTTCCGTCAGCTTCCTACGGCCCTCCGAATTTACGTTGAGGAATGTCGCAATCACCGTCATGTTGGCCTGCAAGCACGTGCGCGCCAGATTGAAGCTGGATCACGGGACAAGTAGGTTGCAGGTAAAACAAAGAACCAATGTTTTGTGCTACCTACCCAAGACCGGAGTCGCATCCGGTGATTATTACAACATGCTGCTGGTTCAGAGACGCTATAACATTGCTTCGGCTTCTGCGTACGCTGTATCTGCCTGCGGCAATTGTAAAAGCGGCAACGAGGGACGCCAAGCCACAGAGCACGGTGAACAGCATCATTTCACCCACGCGAGCTCGGACGTGGTGCTGG
This genomic stretch from Anopheles cruzii unplaced genomic scaffold, idAnoCruzAS_RS32_06 scaffold02715_ctg1, whole genome shotgun sequence harbors:
- the LOC128276856 gene encoding 11-beta-hydroxysteroid dehydrogenase type 2-like; this encodes MGERKKTITTNWKFENSYQHHVRARVGEMMLFTVLCGLASLVAAFTIAAGRYSVRRSRSNVIASLNQQHVVIITGCDSGLGFNLARTCLQANMTVIATFLNVNSEGRRKLTEMAAMGGRLIPLMLDLKHQFSIWDAHDAVQNLFETELRDCRLYAIVNNSGVLCIGEAERQLPAITIRQVSMNLSGLLQFTIPLLDILRQDRGRLVLVTSHCGQQPLPGLSVYSAINAALHAWCTAVRLELAPHHTPVVELVPGSFLFHSDICSGQAQLFDLMWSFMKPEQQLYYGTYFQRYRDYSVTLFRRRPIEPFPAPLLECVHGALFDKHPKAIYKCQSWRYWAYYTALAFTPRIVRDKLIRRFLAMPEYSADN